In one Brassica oleracea var. oleracea cultivar TO1000 chromosome C9, BOL, whole genome shotgun sequence genomic region, the following are encoded:
- the LOC106319036 gene encoding photosystem I reaction center subunit II-1, chloroplastic, with protein MAAQASGLFSSAVTTAATSGVKKLHLFTTSHRPRSLSFPKTAIRAEKTDSAAAAPAAAVKEEAPVGFTPPQLDPNTPSPIFAGSTGGLLRKAQVEEFYVITWNSPKEQIFEMPTGGAAIMREGPNLLKLARKEQCLALGTRLRSKYKINYQFYRVFPNGEVQYLHPKDGVYPEKANAGREGVGQNMRSIGKNVSPIEVKFTGKQSYDL; from the coding sequence ATGGCAGCTCAAGCCTCGGGTCTCTTTAGCTCCGCCGTAACAACCGCCGCTACCTCCGGCGTAAAAAAACTCCACCTTTTCACAACATCCCACCGTCCAAGATCCCTCTCCTTCCCCAAAACCGCAATCCGCGCCGAGAAAACAGACTCCGCCGCTGCCGCCCCGGCCGCCGCCGTGAAAGAAGAAGCTCCGGTGGGATTCACGCCGCCGCAGCTGGACCCGAACACGCCGTCTCCGATCTTCGCGGGAAGCACGGGGGGTCTTCTCCGCAAGGCCCAGGTGGAGGAGTTCTACGTCATCACGTGGAACTCGCCGAAGGAGCAGATCTTCGAGATGCCGACGGGAGGCGCGGCGATCATGAGGGAAGGACCGAACTTGCTGAAGCTGGCGAGGAAAGAGCAGTGCTTGGCGTTGGGGACGAGGCTCAGGTCCAAGTACAAGATTAACTACCAGTTCTACAGGGTGTTCCCTAACGGCGAGGTTCAGTATCTTCATCCTAAAGATGGGGTTTATCCGGAGAAGGCGAATGCGGGAAGAGAAGGTGTCGGTCAGAACATGAGATCTATTGGGAAAAATGTTAGTCCCATTGAAGTTAAGTTTACTGGGAAACAAAGTTATGATTTGTAA